The proteins below are encoded in one region of Diceros bicornis minor isolate mBicDic1 chromosome 14, mDicBic1.mat.cur, whole genome shotgun sequence:
- the LOC131414062 gene encoding histone H2B type 1-B yields the protein MPEPSKSAPAPKKGSKKAITKAQKKDGKKRKRSRKESYSIYVYKVLKQVHPDTGISSKAMGIMNSFVNDIFERIAGEASRLAHYNKRSTITSREIQTAVRLLLPGELAKHAVSEGTKAVTKYTSSK from the coding sequence ATGCCTGAGCCTTCCAAGTCGGCTCCTGCCCCTAAGAAGGGCTCTAAGAAGGCTATCACTAAGGCCCAGAAGAAAGATGGCAAGAAGCGCAAGCGCAGCCGCAAGGAGAGCTACTCCATCTACGTGTACAAGGTGCTGAAGCAGGTCCACCCCGACACCGGCATCTCGTCCAAGGCTATGGGCATCATGAACTCGTTCGTCAACGACATTTTCGAGCGCATCGCGGGCGAGGCGTCGCGCCTGGCGCATTACAACAAGCGCTCGACCATCACGTCCAGGGAGATCCAGACGGCCGTGCGCCTGCTGCTGCCCGGGGAGCTGGCCAAGCACGCCGTGTCCGAGGGCACCAAGGCCGTCACCAAGTACACCAGCTCCAAGTAA
- the LOC131414050 gene encoding histone H2A type 1-like, with protein MSGRGKQGGKSRAKAKTRSSRAGLQFPVGRVHRLLRKGNYAERVGAGAPVYLAAVLEYLTAEILELAGNAARDNKKTRIIPRHLQLAIRNDEELNKLLGKVTIAQGGVLPNIQAVLLPKKTESHHKAKGK; from the coding sequence ATGTCTGGACGTGGGAAACAGGGAGGTAAAAGCCGAGCTAAGGCCAAGACTCGATCATCCCGAGCCGGCCTTCAGTTCCCCGTGGGCCGAGTGCACCGCCTGCTCCGCAAGGGCAACTATGCCGAGCGGGTGGGGGCCGGCGCGCCGGTGTACCTGGCGGCGGTGCTGGAGTACCTGACGGCCGAGATCCTGGAGCTGGCGGGCAACGCGGCCCGCGACAACAAGAAGACGCGCATCATCCCGCGCCACCTGCAGCTGGCCATCCGCAACGACGAGGAGCTCAACAAGCTGCTGGGCAAAGTCACCATCGCGCAGGGCGGCGTCCTGCCCAATATTCAGGCTGTTTTGCTGCCCAAGAAAACCGAAAGTCACCACAAAGCCAAGGGCAAGTAA